The nucleotide sequence GCTATGCCTTCGCCCTGCTGGCCTTTCCCGCGCACACGGTCCACTGGCCGGCACCACGGGGCGACTACGCTCTGCTCGGCGCGGTGCAACAGGTATTCGGCTTCGGCAGCGGCCTGATCGACGGCTGGAGCCAGGCCACCGCGCTCGACAGCCTCAAGCACAACGACCGCCTGACCATCGACGAACTGTTCACCCGCCACCCGGCCTTCGGCAGTGTCGGCGGGCGTGGCGTGGAATGGGTCGGCCTGGCCTTCCTCGCCGGCGGTCTGTTCCTCCTGCAGCAGCGGGTGATCCGCTGGCACGCGCCGCTGGGCATGCTCGGTGCGCTGTTCGTCATCAGCCTGCTGTGCTGGAACGGTTCCGGGTCGGACTCCAACGGCTCGCCGCTGCTGCACCTGTTCAGCGGCGCGACCATGCTCGGCGCGTTCTTCATCGTCACCGAGCCGGTCAGCGGCGCCGACAGCGCGCGGGCACGGCTGTACTTCGGCATCGGTGTCGGCCTGCTGACCTACCTGATCCGCACCTGGGGCGGCTACCCGGACGGCCTGGCCTTCGCCGTGTTGCTGATGAACCTCGGCGTACCCAGCCTCGAACGCCTGGCGACGTGGCGTGCAGCGGAGGCCAAGGCATGAATCGTCGGCAGATCGCCGTGATCCTCCTGCTCGCCCTGCTCGGCAGCGGCCTGCTCGCGACCTTGCAGTACCTCGCTGCACCGCGCATCGAGGCGCAGCGCCAGCTCGCTGCCGAGCGCCAGTTGCTCGACCTGCTGCCCGCATCGCTCTACGACAATCGGCCCCTGGCGCAGCCCATTGCCCTGCCCATCGACAGCCTGCTGGGTAACCGCACACCGCGCAGCGGTTACCGGGCCACCCTCGCCGGGCGACCCAGCGCCGTGCTGTTGCCGATCACCGCACGTGGCTACGAAGGCGATATCCAGCTGCTGGTGGCGATCGGTGCCGACGGTCGCCTGCTCGCCAGCAAGGTGCTGCAGCAGGCTGAAACGCCGGGGCTCGGCGACCTGATCCTGCCAGAGCGCAGTTCCTGGCTCGTGGGGTTCGCCGGCAAGACGCTGAACGACAACGCGCCGAGTTGGAACCTGCGCGCCGACGGCGGCGAGTTCGACCAGATCGCCGGCGCCACCGTCACCTCCCGCGCGGTGGGCGATGCCCTGCAACGCAGCCTGCGGTTCTTCGATGCACAGCGGCGCTATCTCCTGGGTGAGCAGCCATGAGCCGCGTCGTGCGCAATGCCCTGCTGTTTGGCCTGACGCCGCTGCTCGCCGGCAGCGATCTGCTGGTCAAGGCCCTCACCATCGCCCTGTTCGGGCTGCTGCTGATGAGCCTCGGCGGTGTGACCCTGATGCCACTGCGCCGCTGGCTGCAGGGCAAGGCGCTGGCACTCGCCGCCCTGCTGCTGAGCGCGCTGCTGATCGGCTGTGGCGACCTGCTCCTGCAACTGTTCAGCGGCGAACTGCACGCCGCGCTTGCCGCCTGGCTGCCGTTGCTGGCGCTGCCGATGCTGGCGCTGGCCTTCGACGAACGCCCGACTATCACAAGTGGACTGCATGCCGGCCTTGCATTCGCCGCCCTGGCCCTGAGCCTGGGCCTGTTGCGCGAAGGATTCGGCAACGGCAGCCTGTTCGCCCATATGGACTGGTTATTCGGCCAGGCCGCCAGCAGCTGGCAGCTCTCGCTGCACGGCGGCATCGGCCTGCTGGCTTACGCCCCCGGCGCCCTGATCCTGATCGGCCTGCTGCTGGCCGCCAGGCGTCTTTTCTTCAACTCGACCAGCGAGCCGTCATGAACGCCGCCAAACGCTTTGAAATCTTCCGTCGCCTGCATGAAGACAACCCCGAACCGAAGACCGAGCTGGCCTACACCACGCCGTTCGAGCTGCTGATCGCGGTGATCCTCTCCGCCCAGGCCACCGATGTCGGCGTGAACAAGGCCACGGCCAAGCTGTATCCGGTCGCCAACACCCCGCAAGCCATCCATGCCCTGGGCGTCGAAGGGCTGAGCGAATACATCAAGACCATCGGCCTGTTCAACAGCAAGGCAAAGAACGTCATCGAGACCTGCCGCATCCTCGTCGAAAAACATGGCAGCCAGGTCCCGGATAACCGCGAAGACCTCGAAGCCCTGCCGGGCGTCGGCCGCAAGACCGCCAACGTGGTGCTCAACACTGCTTTCCGCCAATTGGCCATGGCGGTGGATACG is from Pseudomonas sp. PDM14 and encodes:
- a CDS encoding RnfABCDGE type electron transport complex subunit D, with product MTTHAPDLAFDPRPAMQRVLLACLPGLLALFWLNGWGVLLQLLLSSATVLTCETLVRRLRQQSAPPPDQSLFATPFLAEGSGLVSAVLLGLALPAYAPWWLTVSAAAFASLFGKALFGGFGRNPLNPTMLGYAFALLAFPAHTVHWPAPRGDYALLGAVQQVFGFGSGLIDGWSQATALDSLKHNDRLTIDELFTRHPAFGSVGGRGVEWVGLAFLAGGLFLLQQRVIRWHAPLGMLGALFVISLLCWNGSGSDSNGSPLLHLFSGATMLGAFFIVTEPVSGADSARARLYFGIGVGLLTYLIRTWGGYPDGLAFAVLLMNLGVPSLERLATWRAAEAKA
- a CDS encoding RnfABCDGE type electron transport complex subunit G, producing the protein MNRRQIAVILLLALLGSGLLATLQYLAAPRIEAQRQLAAERQLLDLLPASLYDNRPLAQPIALPIDSLLGNRTPRSGYRATLAGRPSAVLLPITARGYEGDIQLLVAIGADGRLLASKVLQQAETPGLGDLILPERSSWLVGFAGKTLNDNAPSWNLRADGGEFDQIAGATVTSRAVGDALQRSLRFFDAQRRYLLGEQP
- a CDS encoding Rnf-Nqr domain containing protein produces the protein MSRVVRNALLFGLTPLLAGSDLLVKALTIALFGLLLMSLGGVTLMPLRRWLQGKALALAALLLSALLIGCGDLLLQLFSGELHAALAAWLPLLALPMLALAFDERPTITSGLHAGLAFAALALSLGLLREGFGNGSLFAHMDWLFGQAASSWQLSLHGGIGLLAYAPGALILIGLLLAARRLFFNSTSEPS
- the nth gene encoding endonuclease III, whose product is MNAAKRFEIFRRLHEDNPEPKTELAYTTPFELLIAVILSAQATDVGVNKATAKLYPVANTPQAIHALGVEGLSEYIKTIGLFNSKAKNVIETCRILVEKHGSQVPDNREDLEALPGVGRKTANVVLNTAFRQLAMAVDTHIFRVSNRTGIAPGKNVVEVENKLLKFVPREFLLDAHHWLILHGRYVCQARKPRCGSCRIEDLCEYKAKTSDD